The window CATATACCTCAGCATCACCCGTTAAGTGTTCAGCAATTTTATCAGCTGCATCTACTACATCCTGTCTTCCTGTAGCAGCCAGGTATCTTCTCATTGAATCATCATAACCAAAAGTAGAAGTCGTAGCTCCGATTTCAGCACCCATGTTACAGATAGTACCTTTACCTGTAGCAGAAAGAGATTCAGCACCCTCACCGAAGTATTCTACGATACATCCTGTTCCTCCTTTTACAGTAAGAATTCCTGCCACTTTTAGGATAACGTCTTTAGCAGAAGTCCATCCGTTCATTTTACCGGTTAATTTAACCCCGATAAGCTTAGGCATTTTAAGCTCCCAAGCCATTCCTGCCATTACATCTACTGCATCCGCACCTCCTACACCAATGGCAACCATTCCTAGTCCGCCAGCGTTTACGGTGTGAGAGTCAGTACCAATCATCATACCTCCAGGGAAAGCATAGTTTTCCAATACAACCTGGTGAATGATCCCTGCTCCGGGTTTCCAGAATCCGATCCCGTATTTATCACATACAGAACTTAAGAAGTTGAACACCTCAGAGTTTTTGTTAATACCTTCCTGTAAATCTTTATCAGCACCTACTTTCGCCTGAATCAGGTGATCCGCGTGAGCTGTTGAAGGAACAGCTACTTTAGTTTTTCCTGCCTGCATGAACTGTAAAAGCGCCATTTGCGCTGTGGCATCCTGCATAGCTACTCTGTCCGGTGCAAAATCTACATAAGAGTTTCCTCTTTCATGTGCTTGTGTAGCATTTCCTTCCCAAAGGTGGGTGTAAAGAATTTTTTCTGAAAGGGTAAGAGGTTTTCCCACGATTTGTCTTGCCGCAGCAATTCTTTCAGGGTAACGCTCATACACTTTTTTGATCATATCAATATCAAAAGTCATATCGTATTTAGTTTTGTTCTTTTTCCGTTATTGTTTCTTTCTCTGATATTTTAAAAGAGAAAAATCGTTTTTTATACATCAAAAAACATTCCTATAATCCATTAATAGGGCTGTTTTGATTCTAAAATCAAGAGATTTTATAACTTTCAATTTAAGAAAAAATAGATTCTATTTTCTTCATTTTCTCAGAAAAAAATCGTATTTAAAGTAAAATAGAACGATTCTAAACAAAAAATGGAAGATTTTAGTCCGTTGGGATCTAAAATCTTCCATTGATATGATTTTCAATAATCTTACGACTTATTGATGAATGCTATTAGTGAGCACTTGTACTTGTTAATTCCTTGATAGAAGGTACAAAAGTTGTCAGGTCAATTCCTTCAACAGCTGCTTTATATTCTTCAATGCTTGGAATTCTTCCGATGATTGCAGAAAGAACAACAACCGGAGTTGAAGCCAATAGAGATTCTCCTTTTTTACGTTCAGAATCTTCTACAACTCTTCCTTGGAAAAGACGAGTAGAAGTAGCTAAAACAGTATCTCCTTTAGCTGCTTTTTCCTGGTTACCCATACAAAGGTTACATCCAGGACGCTCAAGATACATTACATTTTCGTATTCTGTACGAGCTTCACCTTTTGGAGCATTGTCATTAAATTCAAAACCTGAATATTTCTCTAATAATTCCCAGTCACCTTCAGCTTTTAACTCATCAATGATGTTATAAGTAGGAGCAGCTACAACCAGAGGAGCGCTGAATTCTACTTTACCATTTTGTTTTTCAAGGTTTCTCAGCATCTGAGAAACGATCTTAAGGTCTCCTTTGTGAACCATACAAGATCCTACGAAACCAAGATCTACTTTTTTCTCACCACCATAGTAAGAAAGATCTCTGATGGTATCGTGAGTATATCGCTTAGATACATCATCATTGTTTACATCCGGGTCAGCAATCATAGGTTCTACGATGACATCAAGATCTACAACAACTTCAGCGTAATATTTAGCATTTGCATCAGGAGTCAGTGCTGGTTTTTCACCTGATCTGATTTCCTCAATTCTCTTGTTCGCTTTGTCAATTAATCCCTGAAGAACTTTATTATGGTTATCCATTCCTTTATCAATCATGATCTGGATTCTGCCTTTAGCAATTTCCAATGATTCGATTAGAGTATTGTCTTCAGAAATGTTGATAGACGCTTTAGCCTTCATTTCAGCAGTCCAGTCTGTAAATGTGAATGCCTGGTCAGCAGGAAGCGTTCCAATGTGAACCTCAATGATTCTTCCCTGGAATACGTTCTCTCCTCCAAATTGCTTCAACATCTGAGCCTGAGTGGCATGTACCACATCACGGAAATCCATGTGAGGCTTCATTTCACCTTTGAAAGTTACTTTTACAGATTCAGGAATTGGCATAGATGCCTCACCTGTAGCTAATGCAAGAGCAACGGTTCCTGAGTCAGCTCCGAAAGCAACTCCTTTAGACATTCTAGTGTGAGAGTCACCCCCAATGATGATTGCCCATTCGTCTACAGTGATATCGTTAAGAACTTTGTGAATAACGTCGGTCATTGAGTGGTATTCACCTTTCGGGTCACGTGCAGTGATTAATCCGAAATCGTTCATGAATTTCATTAGCTTAGGAATATTCGCCTGAGCTTTTTTATCCCAAACTGAAGCGGTGTGACACCCTGATTGGTATGCACCATCAACTGTTGGAGAAATTACAGTCGCGGCCATTGATTCAAGCTCCTGAGAAGTCATAAGACCTGTCGTATCCTGAGATCCAACGATATTCACTTTTACACGTACATCAGAACCAGCATGTAATACTTTTCCTGGTGTTGTTCCTACAGCATTTCTGTTGAAGATTTTTTCAACAGCGGTAAGACCTTGTCCTTCGTGAGAGATTTCTTTTGATGGAGCGAAAACAACCGGAGCTTCAATGCCTAAAGTCTGCGCTGCAAATGTCTGTAACTTCTTACCAAATACGATTGCGTAAGATCCTCCTGCTTTGATGAATTCCATCTTTTGTGGAGTGAAAGACTTCGTAAGGTCAATCAGTTCCTGATCTCCGTTATATAATTTCTTTTCTTTTGTATTAATCGTTAAAACAGTTCCTGTAGCTACTGAATATGCTTCTTCAAGAACGATATCACCATTTTCGTTACGAACAGGGTTTCCGTTTTCGTCTACTTTTTTCACCCAGTTCTTAAGGTCAACACCAATACCTCCGGTAACATCAACTGTAGTAAGGAAGATTGGGGAAATACCGTTTGTTCCTCCTACGATTGGAGCAATGTTTACGAATGGTACATAAGGACTTGCTTGTTTACCAGTCCATAAAGCCACATTATTTACCCCTGACATTCTGGATGAACCTACACCCATTGTTCCTTTTTCAGCGATAAGCATAACGCTTGCGTCAGGATGTTGTGCCTGTAAAGCTTTGATTTCTTCCTGTGCTTCAGGAGTGATCATACATTTACCGTGAAGCTCACGGTCTGATCTTGAGTGTGCCTGATTACCCGGAGAAAGTAAATCGGTAGAAATGTCTCCTTCACCAGCGATATAAGTAACTACTTTGATTTCTTCAGCTACTTCAGGCAGCTTAGTGAAGAATTCAGCTTTTGCGTAGCTTTCTAAAATTTCTTTAGCAATTGCATTTCCGCTGTTGTATGCCTCTTTTAAACGGTTCGTATCCGCTTCATAAAGGAAAACCTGAGTTTTAAGAACGTCTGCAGCCTGTTGAGCAATTGCAGCATCGTTACCTAAAGCTAAGTCTAATAATACTTCAATGGATTTACCTCCTTTCATGTGAGATAATAGTTCGAAAGCAAAAGCCTGAGAGATTTCTTCTACTACGGATTCACCTAGAATGATCTCTTTTAAAAATTTAGCCTTTACACCAGCGGCACTTGTTGTACCTGGCAGGGTGTTGTAGATGAAAAACTTAAGAGAGTCTGCTCGATCTGCATTACCAGAGTCTTTGATTTGTGCGATGATTTCGCTTAGTAATTCAGCACCATCAATTGGCTTTGGATGAAGCCCCTGGTCTTTTCTTTCTTCAATCTCTTTAATGTAATCCTTATAAATATTCATAATAGAAGGTCTTTCAATATTAAAGGTAGACTATTTCGCTGCTTCTTTACTAGTCTGTATAAAATACAGTTAATGACATTTTGGGGTTTTGCATGTGATGCAACATTAACCAAAGAAGGTCAGCATAATCTACTTTTTTTAAAAGTTTTTTAAATTATTAAACAATTCAAAATGTTCCCAAAATTACGAAATTTTACGATTTTATGAGAATGAATTTATTTAGATTCTTTATAAATATGAATTTGATAATTTCTATTTTTGGTCGTAATTTTGCAGACAAATGATGAATATGAAAAATATCCTGAATCTTTTGTGCGTTTTTATTTCGATTTCTGTTTTCTCACAGACTAAATTTGTGAAAAAACCGGCTGTGAAAAACACTACGAAAACTACCGTGAAAAAGAGAAGAATGCCGTCGTCAGGCATAATCCCGACCTGGTAGTTCATAACAAAGATCTTCCACTTTTGATTCCCAAAAAGAAAGGAGATAGCTTCGGGTATGTTAACCAAAACGGAAAGTACATCATTCAGCCAGAATATCATATCGCCGTTTTCTTTTATGAAGACTGCAATCTTTTGAATTCACCGAATGAAAAAGTAAGAAAATTTGGAACAAAAGATTTTGCGACTGTAGAAAAGAATATGATTTCTTATAGGATAGACCATGCCGGAAAAAGAGTTTATCAATTTAAAGATTCAGATTTAGGAAAATGTAAGTTTGAAGAATATAAGCAACAGCTTTTCCAGGCCTATGTTCTCAATGGGTTCTATGGAATAATTGAAAAATCAAAATTCGTTAACGCAGCAGACTACCGCCAATACCAGATTTATCCGCAATATCAGTACCTTTATATCATGGAAGGGGATGATGTTGCAGATCCAATGATTGTTGCATCAAACAATGATAAATTTGGAGTCATAGATGTTAATAACAAAATTATTGTTCCTTTCGAATATTCAAATATTAAAAGAAACTTCAGCTGGAAGCTTGGGAAAATGTTTGAAGTGACAAAAGATGGCAAAAACTACTATTACATTGACGCGAATAATAAAACATACTAGAGCATCAATAATGGGTGTTTATTACTAATGGAGTGTTTTATAACTCTAATTTTTATGCCATCATTCTTTTTTCTCAATATCCTTACTGCGAGTCTGTAGCCCAATATCTCGAATCCCATACCTTCAAATACGAATCTCATTCCCATCTCATATATTTTTAGTAATTTCGCGGCTGAAATAAAGGGGTGCTTTAACAGGCTGAGATTATACCCACTGAACCTGGAACAGGTAATGCTGTTTAGGGACATCAACTCTACTGAGGGCTGAATTTGTATAATATCTTATCGATCCCCTTTTATTCATTAAATGTTAAAGATTTATAGAATGAAAGGATTATTTTTTTTAGGGCTTAGTGTAGGCTCTGTGGCCTTTATTCAGGCTCAAAAAACAGATTCTCTGAAGATCAGAGAAATAGAAGCGGTCAGCTTTACGAAAAGACTTCCTGTTGCTAAGGAAATTATTAATGTTCAGAAAGATTTGGACGGTAAAAATCTGGGACAGGATCTTCCTATTCTTTTGAAAAATCAAACTTCAATTATTTCGACCTCGGACGCCGGAAACGGAGTAGGATATACTGGTTTTAGAATTCGTGGGGTCTCGGGAACGGCCATCAATGTGATGATGAACGGAGTTCCTTATAATGATTCTGAAAGCCAGGGAACCTTTTTTGTGAATGTTCCGGATTTAACGAGCTCTGCCTCACAGATTGTAATTCAAAGAGGGGTTGGAACATCCAATAACGGAGTGTCTGCTTTTGGGGCAAGTATCAATGTGATCTCAAAGGAACCAGAAGAGAAGTTTTACTTTAAAACCGATGATAGCTACGGTTCTTTTAATACCTATAAATACTCAGCTGAGGTAGGTTCCGGAAAATTCTGGAAAAATCGGCTTTCTGTAATGGGAAGATACACAAATATTCATTCTGATGGCTATATAGACAGAGCTTCTTCTGATCTGCATTCGTATAATTTTACCGCATTGTTTGAAGAAGGAAAAACCAAATTGCGTTTAATGGCTTTCGGTGGAAAAGAAAAAAACCTATCAGGCTTGGAACGGAATCAGCAGGGGAATGTGGGAGACGAATCCAACATTTAATATTTCCGGTGCCCTTAAGGACACTAATGGAAATATTACAGGATTTTATGATAATGAAACGGATAACTACAGACAGAATCATTATCAGTTACTTTGGGAACAAAAATTCAATGACCGTTGGAATCTTGAAACAACTTTCCACTACACGAAAGGAAAGGGATATTACGAAAACTATAAGCAAGCAAGCTCTTTCTCTAAATATCAGCTGCCTAATATTATTGAGAATGGGGTAACGATTACGAAATCAGATTTTATCCGAAAAAAATGGTTAAATAATGATTTCTATGGAGTTGTTTCTACATTGTATGGAAAGTTTGAAAATCTTGACCTGAACTTTGGAGCAGTAGCCAATCAGTACTATGGAAGACATTACGGAAATGTTACCGGAGTTTTTTATCCACAGATCCATGAAAGTGAATATTACAGAAATCGTTCTGTAAAGAATGAAGTTTCTGGTTTTGCAAAGGCCTTATACAGAATGGATAATTTTGAGTTCTTTGGAGATTTGCAGCTTAGAAGTATCAACTACAATACTAAGGTCATCATGGCTGGAGATGATGACGGTGCTGACCTGGATAAAAACTGGCTGTTCTTCAATCCTAAAGCAGGGGTGAATTATAAGTTAGAGGGTGGAAAGATATTCTTGTCTTATGCCCATGCTCATAGAGAACCAAGCAGAGCAGATATTATGGCCAACAATGATGTGAAGCCTGAAAAACTGCATGATTTTGAAGCAGGTTTGGAAAAACAGTTTGGGTTTCTATCTTTAACAGCGAACGTATATTATATGTATTATGTGAATCAGTTGGTTTTGAATGGACAGCTTAACAGTGTTGGAGCGTTTATCAGAACCAATTCAGGAAAAAGTTACAGACGTGGAGTAGAGATTGGTGCATTAGCCAAACTTTCAAAACAATGGGAAGTTTCCGGAAACTTTACAGTAAGCCAAAATAGAAATCAGGATTTTAATATAGAAGTCGGAAAAGTACCGGTAAGTTTGGGGAATACTCAGATTTCATTTTCTCCGAATATGATTGCCAACTTAGGGGTAAGATTTAATCCAAATAAAAATTTCCAGTTTGCCTTAATGAACCAATATGTTGGAAAGCAGTATCTGGATAATACGGAAGATAAAAACTTAGAACTTAAAGATTATTTATTGACAGATTTTAATGCACAATACCAGTTTAAAATTGGAAACAATGATATAGCATTAAAACTATTGGTAAATAACCTGTTCAACAAAAAATATGTGAACAATGGTTCTGTGAGTGAAGATGGAAGTCCACTTTACTTTGCCCAGGCAGGTACGAACTTCATGTTTGGAATCAGTTGGAAAATTCAATAGATTGAAAGAAAGTAATTGCTGTAAATAAGTGAATTGCAAATTTATCCCGAAAGAGACCAGAGATCATGAATTGTGAACGTGTTTTAATATGAAATACACAAAAGGCTGCCTCAGCAGTCTTTTTTTATATCCGTTAAATATCTTCAAAAAGTCATGAAAAAGTTATAAATTTGCTGCCAAATGAATATTTCAGCATACATTTTAGAATATTTAAAACAATATGGAACTGTCACGGTTCCAGGCTTTGGGGTGTTTTCTCTGAAAAATTCTAAGGCTATTATCAATTCCGAAAACGGAAGTATCCTGCCTCCTGCAAGTCAGATTGAATTCGCAATTGACTATGAAGTACAGAATGAAGATCTTACTGTTTTCATTGCCCGTGAAAAGCAAATGTCTGTAGAGGCTTCCAGAAGTGATCTGAAGATACAAACTGATTTTTGGAAGAAAAAACTTCAGGCAGAGCAGGTTCTTGAAATTCAAAATCTGGGAACTGTCTTTATTGAAGAGGGACATACTCATTTCAAAGGGAAAAGAGTGGAAGCAGGACGTCCGGATTTCTTCGGGTTGGAAGAAATCAGATTCTCTGATATTAATAATGGTGAGAAGGTAAATACTTTCGAAAACCGCGAAAAAGACTATAAATTCAAGAAGACTATTCTCTGGTTCTTCCTGTTGATTATTCCAATTCTCGGTATTCTATACTTTGCATATACTCAACAGGAACTTCTCTTCGGTAAAAAGTCTTTTAATAAAGTATCAGTACAGACTTCTACCCACAGGATTGTAAAAGATACAGTAAAAGTTATGGTACATGCTCCTGAAACTCCGGTTTCAGATTCACTGAAGAAAGATTCATTGGTAAAACCTGTCGGAAAAGCCACGAAACCAGTTCCGGCTGCTCCAAAAAACACTAAGAATAAATGGCAAAAATAAAAACAGCGTCAGAATCCCTGACTATTATGACCAATATCGTTCTTCCGAACGAGACCAACTCTCTAAGAAACCTTTTTGGTGGTGAACTTTTAGCAAAAATGGACAGATGTGCTTCCATTTCTGCGGCAAGACATTGCGAAAGGAGAGTAGTAACAGCATCTGTGAACCATGTTTCATTCAATCATCCGATTCCTGAAGGAGGAGTTGTTGTTCTGGAATCTAAAGTTTCCAGAGCATTCTCTACTTCTATGGAGGTGTATGTAGATGTATGGTCAGATGATCCTATCAATCAGAAAAAATTCATACCAATTCAGGAATCTATACCTTTGTTGCGGTAGATGAATTCAACCGCCCGATTCCCATTCCGGATATGGTTCCGGAAACAGAAGATGAAAAAGAAAGATATGCAGCTGCCTTCCGTAGAAAAGAACTTTCACTAATTCTTTCCGGGAGAATGAAGCCTTTGGAATCTGTAGAACTTAAGAAATTATTCCAGGAGCCTGAAGAGCCTCAAACTTCTAAGAAGGATAAAAAATAAAACAACTGTTTTTATAAGAAAAAATGCTTTTAAACTTTGCTGAGTGCCAACGCCTTTGCGAGCTTAAAAGCATTTGTTGTTTATATATCTTAGCGTGACTCTGCGTTAAAATAATAACTATAGACGAATGTCTTAATTTTTAAATTCTTTATTAATATGAAAATTCTCCTTTTAGATAAAAATCACCCGCTTATTACTGAACAGCTTTTAGCTAAAAACTTTATGTTGGAAGAAGACTTTACGTCCACTTACGATGAGGTTTGTGATAAGATCAAAAACTATGATGGTATTATCATCAGAAGCCGTATTCCTTTAGATAAAAACTTTCTTGAAAAAGCGCAGAACCTGAAGTTTATTGCAAGAGTAGGGGCCGGCATGGAGAACATTGATATTCCTGTTGCTGAAAAATTAGGTATCCAATTAATCAACTCGCCGGAAGGAAACAGAGATTCAGTTGCAGAACATGTTGTAGGAATGCTTCTGGTATTGATGAACAGACTTTTCATTGCTTCTCAGGAAGTGAAAAATGGAATCTGGAAACGTGAAGAAAACAGAGGAGATGAACTGCTGGGGAAAACGGTAGGATTAATAGGATATGGAAATATGGGAAAAGCTACAGCCAAAAGACTTTCCGGTTTTGGGTGTAAAGTGATATTCCATGATATTCTTCCAGGTCTTTCCGATGAATTTGCCACTCAGGTTACATTGGATGAATTAAAACAGTCTGCAGAAGTATTAAGTCTGCATATTCCCCTGACTTCAGAAACTCACTATCTTGTTGATGAAACATTCATTTCTGAAATGGAAAATGACTTCTATTTTGTGAATACAGCGAGAGGAAAAAATGTAAAAACTAAAAGTTTAGTAGAAGGATTGAAATTAGGGAAAGTAAAAGGAGCTTGCCTGGATGTATTAGAATACGAAAAATCCTCTTTTGAGCACCTTGAAACAGAAAATGAAGACTTAAAATATCTTCTGGAATCAGAAAAAGCAATGGTAACTCCACATATTGCCGGGTGGACTCACCAGAGTAAAGAAAAACTGGCTCAATTTATTGTTGATAAGATTGTTGCCTCGCATTGTTAAGCGATAAATAATTTTACTGAGATGGCTGGGGAAGTAGTAATAATAGATACTTTTTCAGCCTTTTTTATGATCGTTACTTTTTGTTTTTTTCTCATTTATGTTAAATTATTCATAATGTCACCTTCATATTTATAATTTAATTTCGACTTTTATTAAATTGCCGCTCATTTTTGAATCTTATGAAGATGCGTAATCTAGTACTTGCTGTAACTGTTGCTTTATCCCTTTTTTCTTGTAAAAATAAATCTGAATCTAAAGAAGCTTCAGTTGAGAATACAACCAACCTTCCGAACTATGGGAATGTAGATTTGGGAAATGTGTTTACAAAAGCTGATGGACAGCTTTCGAATAAGGAATCGTTGACAGGTTATATAGACCAGTACTATAAAAAAATCTGGGAAGGCGGAGATCTTAGTGGTGGGATTCTAGTAGCTAAAGGTGACGAAATTTTATACGAAAACTATAGAGGTTTCGGGAGAGAAGGCAATCAGATGCCTATTGATAAAAATACACCTTTACACGTAGCTTCCGTTTCAAAAACATTGACGGCAATGGCCATGATGAAGCTTGTAGAAGCTGGGAAAATAAAACTTACCGATCATCTTACCCAATTCTTCCCAGGGTTTCCTTATCCTAATGTAACAGTCCAAACTTTATTAGACCAAAGAAGCGGATTACCCAAATACGAATACTTCATTACCAAAATACAACCTGCACCGGCAGAACTTTCCAAACAATTTATTACCAATCAGGATGTATTGAATATGATTATTAAATATAAACCGGACCTGGCAAGAGATACCGATACCGGATTTATGTATTGCAATACAAACTTTGCTTTATTGGCTTTATTGATCGAAAAAGTAACTCAAACTCCTTTTCCGCAGGCCATGAAAGAAATGGTATTCACACCATTGAAAATGACGAATACTTACATCTTTCAGGAAAAAGATATACCTACAGCTTCACAATCTTTCTACTATGGTGGAAATAAATTATATCCATTGGATAGATTAGATCTGATCTACGGTGACAAAAATGTCTATACCACACCGAGAGACCTGCTTAATTTTTCAAAAGCAATGTATTCAAAGGATTTTTTGAAGCCTGAACTGATGCAGATGGTATTTACCCCTTACAGCAATGAAAAAGCTGGAATGAACAATTATGGACTTGGCTTTAGGATGAAAATATTTGATAATGGTGAAAAACTGACGTATCATAACGGATGGTGGCATGGAACAAATTCAGTATTTGCCCATCTTTTAAAATCTAAAGTTACCATCGTAGCGATTGGAAATAAATATTCAGGTAAAGTTTATACAGCACTTGCTTTGTCAGGATTATTTGAGAATTTTCCTTTACAGCAGGAGAAACTTCAGACGGTAATGAACGATAGCAAAGATAGTTTGAACAGCGGACACGAAGTTTTTGGAGAATAATGTTTACTTTTGCTTAAACATTTTCATGAAAAGGTTTCTTTTATTATTTGTTATCAGTTTTCTTGTACATTCATGTGCAAGGGTAGGATCTCCTGTGGGAGGCCCTAAAGATACACTGGCCCCAAAATTTTTAAGTTCAAATATTGATACAACAAGGATTAATGTAAAAAGAGATATCCACGAACTTCGCCTGGATTTTGATGAATACGTAACCTTAAAGGACATCAATAAAAATCTTATTATTTCTCCGCCTATCAAGAATATCAAACGAATTCTTCCATCGAATATCGCAAATAAATTTGTTCTTATCCAATGGACTGATACGCTTCAGGCTAATACCACTTACAATTTCAATTTTGGAAATTCTATTGCGGATAATAATGAGGCCAATATTCTCAGGTATTTTAATTTCGCATTTTCTACAGGTGATAAACTGGATGATCTGTACATCAGTGGGGAAGTAAAAGATGCCATGCAGATCAAAAAGAAGACCGGTACTAATGAAAATAAGCTCGTAGTTGGGCTGTATCAGGTAAAAGATACCATGAACTACAAACAAAAACCTTATTATATTACCAAGGTAGATGACGATGGATATTACGAGCTGAATTACCTTTCTCCGGGAAAATATAAGATCATTGCTTTCGAAGATGAAAACGGAAACTCAATCTATGATCCTGGAAAGGAGAAAATTGGATTTAAGAAAGAAGTGGTTGATTTTGAGAAATCAATTTCGGGTTTAAATTTAAGTATTTATCCATCAAAGAAGCCTTTAAAGTATTTGGATATGAAAGAGATTTCTGGTGGGGTACTTATGACGTTTGAAGGACATCCTGAAGAAGTAAATGTTCAATCACTCAATGACAAACTTAAAGATATAAAAGTAACCCATACACCAAAATCAGATTCGGTGAGAATCTGGTTTGACGCGGTAAAGAGTAATGTAGGACAGGAAACTACTGAGAAGTTGTCATTTAGCCACAATATTGGTCCGAAAAAAGATACCGTATATTCTGTTTCTTTATTCTATAAATACAATAAGAAAAATACAATGGATGTTTTCAGCGATAATGGAGGTGGATCATTACCCCCAAAAACTGATTTTAAAATTTCATCCAATTACTTTATTGATAAGATTGATCCTTCAAAATGGAAATTGGCGGTGAAAGGAGATTCTTTGAATACTATTCCATTTACAGCTAAGATTTCAGAGACCAATCCTTATCAGATTCAGGTGAATTCTGATTTTATCAGTGGGAAAGATTATCAGCTTACAATTCCTAAAGAAACAGTTTCTTCTTTCTATGCAAAGAATGCCCAATCTAAACGTTTTGATTTCACCGTTGATAAAGTAGAGCAG of the Chryseobacterium capnotolerans genome contains:
- a CDS encoding bifunctional aconitate hydratase 2/2-methylisocitrate dehydratase; this translates as MNIYKDYIKEIEERKDQGLHPKPIDGAELLSEIIAQIKDSGNADRADSLKFFIYNTLPGTTSAAGVKAKFLKEIILGESVVEEISQAFAFELLSHMKGGKSIEVLLDLALGNDAAIAQQAADVLKTQVFLYEADTNRLKEAYNSGNAIAKEILESYAKAEFFTKLPEVAEEIKVVTYIAGEGDISTDLLSPGNQAHSRSDRELHGKCMITPEAQEEIKALQAQHPDASVMLIAEKGTMGVGSSRMSGVNNVALWTGKQASPYVPFVNIAPIVGGTNGISPIFLTTVDVTGGIGVDLKNWVKKVDENGNPVRNENGDIVLEEAYSVATGTVLTINTKEKKLYNGDQELIDLTKSFTPQKMEFIKAGGSYAIVFGKKLQTFAAQTLGIEAPVVFAPSKEISHEGQGLTAVEKIFNRNAVGTTPGKVLHAGSDVRVKVNIVGSQDTTGLMTSQELESMAATVISPTVDGAYQSGCHTASVWDKKAQANIPKLMKFMNDFGLITARDPKGEYHSMTDVIHKVLNDITVDEWAIIIGGDSHTRMSKGVAFGADSGTVALALATGEASMPIPESVKVTFKGEMKPHMDFRDVVHATQAQMLKQFGGENVFQGRIIEVHIGTLPADQAFTFTDWTAEMKAKASINISEDNTLIESLEIAKGRIQIMIDKGMDNHNKVLQGLIDKANKRIEEIRSGEKPALTPDANAKYYAEVVVDLDVIVEPMIADPDVNNDDVSKRYTHDTIRDLSYYGGEKKVDLGFVGSCMVHKGDLKIVSQMLRNLEKQNGKVEFSAPLVVAAPTYNIIDELKAEGDWELLEKYSGFEFNDNAPKGEARTEYENVMYLERPGCNLCMGNQEKAAKGDTVLATSTRLFQGRVVEDSERKKGESLLASTPVVVLSAIIGRIPSIEEYKAAVEGIDLTTFVPSIKELTSTSAH
- a CDS encoding WG repeat-containing protein, whose product is MIPKKKGDSFGYVNQNGKYIIQPEYHIAVFFYEDCNLLNSPNEKVRKFGTKDFATVEKNMISYRIDHAGKRVYQFKDSDLGKCKFEEYKQQLFQAYVLNGFYGIIEKSKFVNAADYRQYQIYPQYQYLYIMEGDDVADPMIVASNNDKFGVIDVNNKIIVPFEYSNIKRNFSWKLGKMFEVTKDGKNYYYIDANNKTY
- a CDS encoding 2-hydroxyacid dehydrogenase; amino-acid sequence: MKILLLDKNHPLITEQLLAKNFMLEEDFTSTYDEVCDKIKNYDGIIIRSRIPLDKNFLEKAQNLKFIARVGAGMENIDIPVAEKLGIQLINSPEGNRDSVAEHVVGMLLVLMNRLFIASQEVKNGIWKREENRGDELLGKTVGLIGYGNMGKATAKRLSGFGCKVIFHDILPGLSDEFATQVTLDELKQSAEVLSLHIPLTSETHYLVDETFISEMENDFYFVNTARGKNVKTKSLVEGLKLGKVKGACLDVLEYEKSSFEHLETENEDLKYLLESEKAMVTPHIAGWTHQSKEKLAQFIVDKIVASHC
- a CDS encoding serine hydrolase domain-containing protein, whose translation is MKMRNLVLAVTVALSLFSCKNKSESKEASVENTTNLPNYGNVDLGNVFTKADGQLSNKESLTGYIDQYYKKIWEGGDLSGGILVAKGDEILYENYRGFGREGNQMPIDKNTPLHVASVSKTLTAMAMMKLVEAGKIKLTDHLTQFFPGFPYPNVTVQTLLDQRSGLPKYEYFITKIQPAPAELSKQFITNQDVLNMIIKYKPDLARDTDTGFMYCNTNFALLALLIEKVTQTPFPQAMKEMVFTPLKMTNTYIFQEKDIPTASQSFYYGGNKLYPLDRLDLIYGDKNVYTTPRDLLNFSKAMYSKDFLKPELMQMVFTPYSNEKAGMNNYGLGFRMKIFDNGEKLTYHNGWWHGTNSVFAHLLKSKVTIVAIGNKYSGKVYTALALSGLFENFPLQQEKLQTVMNDSKDSLNSGHEVFGE
- a CDS encoding Ig-like domain-containing protein translates to MKRFLLLFVISFLVHSCARVGSPVGGPKDTLAPKFLSSNIDTTRINVKRDIHELRLDFDEYVTLKDINKNLIISPPIKNIKRILPSNIANKFVLIQWTDTLQANTTYNFNFGNSIADNNEANILRYFNFAFSTGDKLDDLYISGEVKDAMQIKKKTGTNENKLVVGLYQVKDTMNYKQKPYYITKVDDDGYYELNYLSPGKYKIIAFEDENGNSIYDPGKEKIGFKKEVVDFEKSISGLNLSIYPSKKPLKYLDMKEISGGVLMTFEGHPEEVNVQSLNDKLKDIKVTHTPKSDSVRIWFDAVKSNVGQETTEKLSFSHNIGPKKDTVYSVSLFYKYNKKNTMDVFSDNGGGSLPPKTDFKISSNYFIDKIDPSKWKLAVKGDSLNTIPFTAKISETNPYQIQVNSDFISGKDYQLTIPKETVSSFYAKNAQSKRFDFTVDKVEQFGSLEFTLTNAPASNYWIQLLDSSDKVVYQKYTKGDKVKFDLLKPEEYVVRILVDNNNDKYWDEADFSTETFAEDAYVYYKKALVKALWETREEWDLKDTRTLDNPKGTAPTTPVSPPVSDEKEKAVIQENKKELKSANAVITPVK